A region from the Pontixanthobacter aestiaquae genome encodes:
- a CDS encoding acyl-CoA dehydrogenase family protein codes for MADLDIFREETRSWLEANCPEEMRQPVRDEEDVYWGGRKATFKNDAQKAWFDICVEKGYTVPAWPKEYGGAGLSAAEAKVLRQEMARINARPPLSSFGIWMLGPALLQFGTEGQKQRFLNEIARGEIRWCQGYSEPGSGSDLVSMQTFGEDKGDHWEVSGQKIWTSYADQADWIFCLVRTDKANKYQGITFMLFDMENEGVSTKPILLISGNSPFCETFFDNVKVPKSYGEDCPGQVGEVNRGWDVAKYLLGHEREMISGAGGGGLTSAIGAAMQRHVAKDGGDLDPVLRSELAMFDVDALAYAAMGEKFLDEMKTGRGHPAQPNMMKYVGTELNKRRHELMMSAGGSRSLEWDSEETSGGKPSRNWLRTKANSIEGGTSEVMLNVVSKRILDLPGA; via the coding sequence ATGGCCGATCTGGATATATTCCGTGAAGAAACCCGTAGCTGGCTTGAAGCCAATTGCCCTGAAGAAATGCGTCAACCGGTGCGCGATGAAGAAGACGTCTATTGGGGCGGCCGCAAAGCCACTTTCAAGAATGACGCGCAGAAGGCTTGGTTCGATATTTGCGTAGAAAAAGGCTACACCGTTCCCGCGTGGCCCAAGGAATATGGCGGTGCTGGCCTGAGTGCAGCCGAGGCAAAAGTTTTGCGGCAGGAAATGGCGCGGATCAATGCGCGGCCACCGCTTTCCAGCTTCGGTATCTGGATGCTCGGCCCCGCGCTGCTGCAATTTGGCACGGAAGGGCAGAAGCAGCGCTTCCTCAATGAAATCGCGCGTGGTGAAATCCGCTGGTGCCAAGGCTATTCGGAACCGGGCAGTGGTTCCGACCTCGTGTCGATGCAGACATTCGGCGAAGACAAAGGCGATCATTGGGAAGTCAGCGGCCAGAAAATCTGGACGTCCTATGCTGACCAGGCCGACTGGATCTTCTGCCTTGTCCGGACCGACAAAGCCAATAAATATCAGGGCATCACTTTCATGCTGTTCGATATGGAAAATGAAGGTGTCAGCACCAAGCCGATTCTGCTGATCAGCGGTAACAGCCCGTTCTGTGAGACCTTCTTTGACAATGTGAAAGTGCCAAAGAGCTATGGCGAAGACTGCCCCGGCCAAGTGGGTGAAGTTAACCGCGGTTGGGACGTTGCGAAGTACCTGCTCGGCCACGAGCGCGAGATGATCTCCGGCGCTGGCGGTGGCGGCCTGACTTCTGCAATTGGCGCAGCGATGCAGCGCCACGTGGCCAAAGACGGCGGCGATCTTGATCCGGTACTCCGTTCTGAGCTGGCGATGTTTGATGTCGACGCGCTGGCCTATGCAGCGATGGGCGAAAAATTCCTCGACGAAATGAAAACCGGTCGCGGGCATCCGGCACAGCCCAACATGATGAAATATGTCGGGACGGAGCTGAACAAGCGCCGTCATGAGCTTATGATGTCGGCTGGCGGTTCGCGCAGTCTCGAATGGGACAGCGAGGAAACCAGCGGCGGTAAGCCATCGCGCAATTGGCTGCGCACCAAGGCCAATTCAATCGAGGGCGGCACCAGCGAAGTCATGCTGAATGTCGTTTCCAAGCGTATCCTCGATCTGCCGGGAGCCTGA
- a CDS encoding SDR family NAD(P)-dependent oxidoreductase — translation MRFSGKTAVVTGAASGIGKASVLLLAAEGAHVFAADIDEAGGAELASGSNGKITFQRCDVTSTEDIKALMDRAAAETGGIDIVFNNAGAGGDGTSIDEIEPEGWDLTMDLLLRSVAFGIRYAVPHMKGRQNASIINTSSVAAVGPGYSPNAYAVAKAGVLHLTKMAAADLAKHQIRVNAIQPGFINTNIFTASLDLTEEKEEVGKAMIAHMSAGAQPVARGGQPEDIANAMAYLASEEASFVNGHSIVVDGGITIGPKYSWDANEPDMFEALRALAEADQP, via the coding sequence ATGCGATTCTCCGGCAAAACTGCCGTTGTTACAGGTGCGGCATCGGGAATCGGCAAGGCGTCGGTGCTGCTGCTTGCCGCGGAAGGCGCGCATGTTTTTGCTGCTGATATCGATGAAGCTGGAGGTGCAGAATTGGCATCGGGCTCCAACGGCAAGATAACATTCCAGCGCTGCGATGTGACCTCAACCGAGGACATCAAAGCTCTGATGGACCGCGCCGCTGCCGAAACAGGCGGCATCGATATCGTGTTCAACAATGCTGGCGCAGGCGGCGACGGCACGTCAATTGACGAGATCGAGCCTGAAGGCTGGGATCTGACGATGGATCTACTGCTCCGCTCGGTCGCGTTCGGCATCCGCTATGCCGTGCCGCATATGAAGGGACGCCAGAATGCCTCTATCATCAACACATCAAGCGTCGCGGCGGTCGGTCCGGGATATTCGCCCAACGCCTACGCCGTAGCCAAAGCAGGCGTGCTACATTTAACCAAAATGGCCGCGGCCGATCTGGCCAAACACCAGATCCGTGTGAACGCGATCCAGCCGGGCTTTATCAATACCAATATCTTCACCGCATCGCTCGATCTGACCGAAGAGAAGGAGGAGGTTGGCAAGGCCATGATCGCGCATATGTCAGCTGGCGCTCAGCCCGTTGCGCGCGGCGGCCAGCCCGAGGATATCGCCAATGCGATGGCCTACTTGGCGAGCGAAGAGGCATCCTTCGTCAATGGGCACTCCATCGTGGTCGATGGCGGCATAACCATCGGGCCGAAATATTCGTGGGATGCGAATGAACCCGACATGTTCGAAGCGCTGCGCGCGTTGGCCGAGGCTGACCAGCCATGA
- a CDS encoding acyl-CoA dehydrogenase family protein, with protein MPLYYDEDQTMLADTAAQFMAEEGAINKQLRHWRDRDCPDGFGHALWKQFAEMGFTGILVGEEDGGMGMGNVEAGIVLEQIGRNLTPSPFLTSSVLAATALKEGSADMRSRYMPGLISGDCVFAVAIDEGAKHRPERIKTKAEKSGNGFKLSGQKSFVIQGASADMIVVAARTSGSDADEDGITLFAVPKDAAGMEHDSVRLVDSSMATHTKFDGVELDGDAVIGEVDGGREILNKVLNAGRIGSAAEGCGVAGAAMDMTVDYLKQRKQFGKLIGEFQALQHRAAHLYSEVEIARAVTIKAGQLLDGGSEKADLMVSVAKAKVGQTAGLAVREGVQMHGGIGMTDEYDIGLYMKRDKALNEFLGDAYYHADRVARLSGY; from the coding sequence ATGCCACTCTATTACGACGAAGATCAGACAATGCTCGCCGATACCGCGGCGCAATTCATGGCCGAAGAAGGCGCGATCAACAAACAGCTGCGCCATTGGCGTGACCGCGATTGCCCCGACGGTTTCGGCCACGCTTTGTGGAAGCAATTCGCGGAAATGGGCTTCACCGGCATTCTTGTCGGCGAAGAAGATGGCGGTATGGGCATGGGCAATGTCGAGGCAGGCATTGTCCTCGAGCAGATCGGCCGCAATCTCACGCCGTCGCCTTTTCTGACGAGCTCGGTCTTGGCAGCAACTGCCTTGAAAGAAGGCAGCGCGGATATGCGTAGCCGCTACATGCCGGGGCTGATTTCGGGCGACTGCGTATTCGCTGTAGCAATCGATGAAGGCGCAAAGCACCGTCCCGAGCGGATTAAAACCAAGGCCGAGAAATCGGGCAACGGCTTCAAACTTTCGGGCCAGAAGAGTTTCGTGATCCAGGGCGCGAGTGCTGACATGATTGTCGTCGCCGCGCGGACATCCGGTAGCGATGCCGACGAAGATGGCATCACCCTGTTCGCAGTCCCGAAAGACGCAGCGGGCATGGAGCATGACTCGGTCCGCTTGGTCGACAGTTCGATGGCAACGCATACCAAATTCGACGGGGTAGAGCTCGATGGCGATGCGGTAATCGGTGAAGTCGATGGCGGCCGCGAGATCCTCAACAAAGTCCTCAATGCGGGCCGTATCGGTTCTGCTGCCGAGGGCTGCGGGGTCGCAGGTGCAGCGATGGATATGACCGTCGACTATCTCAAGCAGCGCAAGCAGTTCGGTAAGCTGATTGGCGAATTCCAAGCGCTCCAGCACCGCGCCGCGCATCTTTACTCCGAAGTCGAGATTGCCCGTGCGGTGACGATCAAGGCTGGACAGCTGCTGGATGGCGGGAGCGAGAAAGCCGATCTGATGGTCTCGGTTGCTAAGGCCAAAGTCGGCCAAACCGCTGGTCTTGCAGTGCGCGAAGGCGTGCAAATGCATGGCGGCATCGGCATGACCGACGAATATGACATCGGCCTCTACATGAAGCGCGACAAGGCTCTGAACGAGTTCCTTGGCGATGCCTATTACCACGCCGACCGCGTTGCGCGGCTCAGCGGTTACTAA